The genomic interval GCATCTAATAGGATGTGGAAGGAAGTTCAGACGACTTCAGCTTTCGAGCAGCTGAGTGGTGGTGGTGAGCATGGCTCTTTGATCTGTGCTTGCTTTGCCATACACTGGCACTGCTTCTGTGCCCGCTAGATGAAAATGGTGATCCACCTTGAGTCACCCTTTTCCCTGCTTTTCTCCGGGAACTCCAACTGCTGTTCCCAAGTGCAGCTTTGGCAACACTCTCTGTAGCCAAATCCCGCCCCTTGTGTGGATTAATCACCTGTTTGTTCAGATAAGTGAGCTTCGGGAGAAGACTGCAAACTGCCTTGCGCAGTTGGTCATCACTAATATTGCTCTGGATCGGATTCCCCAGCAGATTGAGAGCTAGTAGGGAATTGTAGTTGGCTACAAGTTGGCCAAGTGCTTTTGTTGTACTTATCTTGTTGAAGCTCAAATCTATCACAGACAGCTTCAAGAGTCTGTGAAGCCCTTCAACTTCACTAATCTTGTTGCCGGCAAGGTAAAGCTCCTTGATAATTGTACAGTTTGATAAACCTTAGATCATTGAACACAGATTAGTCTATTAGCTATACAATGATCTCTTATGTTGTCAATCAGTTGAATAATAGTCACTCGTGAGGGAGAAAGGAAAAATCGATGTACTTTGGATGCTTACCCTGTCCAATACGAGAGATCCGATTGTAGCTGAGATCCAGAACGCGCAGCCGAGTTAATTCTCTGAAGCCTTCAATTGTGCTGATTTTGTTTCGGGACAGGTTGAGACTGTGTAGGCCTTTTGGCAGAGACCCATGAGAAATATGAACTGCAagaaaccaaaacaaaacaGGTGAGGAATCCAGTTATGCTGCCTTTGTTGCCTTTGCTTGACAATCACTAAAGATTACTCACCTATTGAGTTTCCTGATAAATTCACGGATCTAAGGCTGGAGAACTGGGAGAGGATTGGGGTAACTTTCAATCCCATCCCGGTTATATGTGCCACCGTTGACGAAGAATTTAGAGACCGAATAACTGTATTGGCGTGTAAAATCTCCTCAGAGAGATTCAAATTTGGATGCCTAGTCGAGTGAGATGTGCTTCTTGCTGGAGGCCTAATAGTTTCTGGAGGTATTGAGGAAACAAAtccattgttgttgttattgtcgTTATCAAGGAGTGGAGGCTGGATTGCAAGTTCTTTTACCCACTCCTCCACCCTTGTTAAGGGTGATTCCGTAGAGAAAGCAACCCACTGGTTTTCTGGCCAGAAACCAGAGAGTGTTCCTCCACGAAAGGCATCCCAATTCTGGTTATTGATATTCTTGCCCCTACTTGTTGCTGCTTCTCTGGTAAACGAACTGGGTGATCCCAGTTCCATTTTTCCCGGGCTGGAACCTCTGTTCGGCTCCAGAGTTTCCGAGCAGTATCCACCTTGCTGATTGTAAGGAGATTCGACAGATATCATCTGTGGCTTGGGAGTCCGGGCCACGTGCATGTTCCGGTGGCTCCAGAGAAACAATTTCCACCACAGTTTTCTGCTCCGAGAGGGCAGCACTTGACTGGAAGAGTGCTTCTTCAGCATCACTTTGTCAGCACTCCTGTGGGATGATACCGATCTCGGACTCCAGGGAGACCTCTCGGCTAATCTCTGCAGCTCTTCAAAAGACTGCGCATTTGGAGGCAACTGGTCAAGTATCTTGAGTGACTCCCCTCTTTCCGGGTTGGAACAGGAACGCTTAAGCTTTGGGGAACCCCAGAACTCTGCCTTGCCAATGCCGGGATCACTCACATGCCCACTTTGAATCAAATCAACACCCTCTTCAAGTTTATTGTTAGTTTTGTTGCCCATGGAGCCCCAATATACCATCTTTCTGTTCATTGATtgatcaatttcttcatttggaTCCAGAACATGGGTTTGAAAATCAAAGTCAGAGTCATCCCTTTTCATAACTAAGTTCTCTTCATGCTCATCTTCCCCTTCATAGGCTACCTCTGCGACCTCTCCTTTTACAGGGCTCTCATGGCTCATTACCTTGATCTTGCACCTAGAATTACCTGAAATACCAAGGGGAACTAGAACACTAAAAGAAGTTGATTTCAGCTCATCAGTTTCAGAAGATTTTGCAGGGCCTTCAAGACTCACTTGCAAGGTCTTCTGCTTCTCGCCGCATTCATCGGTCTTTGAAGATGACTTGTTTCCCTACAACCAGAATACACGGATCTTAGCAACAAATGCAAATTAAGAAATGAAAGACCCATTAGAATTAAATGGTTCTCacctttgctttcttcttcctcccagccAGTACAGAGAAGCAACTGAAGCTTGACATTTTTGAGAGACTCGTTCAATTGAAAATCCGCTTTAAGGAAAAAGGAACAGTCagttggtcttttttttttatcactctCTTTCAATCTTCTTTTTCGAGGGTTGTTGATCTCACTCACATCTCAATATTCCGGAACCAGATGTCTTGAGACACcgccaagaaaaagaaatctcGAGAAAGCAGAGTTCACATTGGATCAAAACCTAGCCATAATCAACAGACAGGCGCCAAACCAATACAAGAACCCAAACGAACGAAATCCagaaagagaaaagatgagTGCAAATGGAAGAACCAAAACGCGCTGTTCTTGCACCGACTCGGACCCAGCTCGAGAAATTGGGAGATTTCACTAGAGCGTCGGCCAGTGTGATCTTCCTTGCAGCTTCTCTCCAGAAGCTTCATCAAAATTGTCCCTGCGTACATGGCAATAGAGAAATTACATCCAATTCAAAAACGGAAAAAGAAGAACACGTTTCTAGACTCCAATATTCCAGAATCATCTCGAAATTGCTCCggaaaccaaaaagaaaaaagtacaaGGGGAAACACCTGGAGGAGCAATTTCAGGTGGAATGATGATGGAAAATATCCAAAACCAGACCATTTTGTTTGGCGCAAAGGAAGAGAATAGTGTTGGAAGAAACCAAGAACGTACAAAAGTCGGAGTGGTTTGTTTACCTAAAGAAGTAAAAGTGTGCCAGATTGGAAGAGCCGAacgatctctctccctctctttctctctctctctcagtcgaATGTCTTGGTTGTTCTTCGCCTGTAAATTCGCTTGAATCACAAAGAAtccagagagagggagagtagTGGTGGTTAGGAAGAGACGAAGAATAACGgaagggagagagggagagaaatataCGTGAGGGAGAAAGAGATGTACGCGCAAACAACACGGTCTCCGCCTTATTCTATTTCTATTTGCCCGCCCCAGTGTCACTGATCACTACTAgtaggaaggaaggaaggataCCCATGCTTTGCTTCCTGCTCTATTATTGTATTTTCTATTGATTGTCTGTCTACCCACCtaaacaaaactcaaaaatgttGATTGGTCTCGCCTCTTCTATGTAAGTCATTATGTGCTTTTTGTATTATTGTATTTTCTTGCGTATTCattaaaacaaactcaaaaattTTGATTCGTCTCATCTTTTGTATGAAAGTTATTAcctattttgtatttaaattattgcatttttttattgattgtttAGTTATCCaaacaaacttaaaatattaattcgACTCCCTTTTGCATGGAGATCATTAAGTGTTTTGTATTCacattattgtattttttattaattgtctAGTCATCCAAACAAACTCAAAAATGTTGATTGGCCTTTCCTTTTGCAAGGAGGTCACTAAGTGCTTTTTGTATTCacattattgtattttttattaattgtttagtCATCCAAACAAACTCAAAATGTTGATTCGCTAGGTGTTTTGTATTCACATTATTGTATTTTCTATTGATTGTCTAGTCATCTAAACAAACTCAAAAATGTTAATTCGTCTTGCCTTTTGCACGTAAGTCACTACGTATTTTGTATTCATATTTGATTTGAGATTATTTTTTCGACACAAGTTAGGTAAATTGTGTGTATAGAGGACATGCATAGGTTTTCAAAGATAATATGGTATCTTGCAATTATTACTTTGTTTTCTTGTCGTCTGAATTATTTGCACATAAAccctttttattttagaaatagcTTTGGAGGCTCTaatgattttgtattttgtttttttggctCAAACACACCATCATTTACTAGTATTATTACTTAACTCTTAATTTGTTGACGTTCAGATTTgatcgaccgtgattcgttttgttCGTTCTGAGAAATGAATGCgaaaagaggaaggagaagacgCACCAGGGAGATTTGAATGGTTCGGTCAGCGCTCCGGCGACCAGCTCCTACAAGCACTCCAATGCCCAagtaaataaggaaaaaaactGTATATTAGCAAGTCAGAGAGTGAGCACGTAACTCAACTTTGAAGAGAGTTAGCTAAATATAGGAGGAGCGAATGCCCTCTCCACATGTATTGTGCTTTTGCAGGAGATGGGATTGAATATCGGCGCCGATGGGGGTTCCCAAGTGACAGCATGGTGttgacgggaccctcattaatataGATGGGATCTGAGGCGAGCGCACGAATACCTAGTAGAGGCTGCAACAATATTGTTGCAGGCTGGTATGGGGCTAGGATAGGACTGTCGTGGGTCAAGAGACAGGCCGAGAGGGAGGCCAGATTAGGCCCGGATGGTCCAgccagaatgatgcctaacCTATCATTATTTCGTGGTCTTCTTGCTGCATGCGAGCTGAATGATCAATTGGTCCGCAAGCTAAATGATCTCACGGTCTACAAATTGAGAGCGCTGCTAAGAGCTCGCTTGGTCTGCGGTCTATGAGCTTAACGTGTTGATGGGAGCTCGCCTGGTCCGTGGCCTGAGCTCGGAGTAGGTGAAATACGAGCTGGTTCTGGCGACCTTGACCTTGGGCCTATGTGGATTTCAGGAGACTTAGGTCGGCCTACAAGGTCGAGTTCAACCCGCTTAACTCTTTTCAAGAAATACCCATAGCATAATTGaactaaattaagttaaattaaaattgaatttaatctaaataaaaataaaaaatatgttgcCATTAGAACTCATGGTCAATGTTTGGTTCTCTCCAACCACCAAACATGGATTTTCATTACTTAGACCAACGTCattgttcaaatttggatttgagatggaaaagagaaaaaaaaaaaaaagaaagaaaaaaaactggTGGCTATCGGTTAGGTCTTCATTACTTGCGAtgatgaaaaagagaaaaattcaacaaaagatcatattttatttcttctaaattTGGGTTTTGAAAAGGGTCAATGTAGCTACTGTTGGtgttatttcttcaattttttttttcattgctgACAATGTAGATGTAATCGATGAtcgtttgtttatttttttcttctatactctttattttttgtttatttttttcttcatcttcttcttcccccaaACCCAAAATGGCAAGAAAGTAATTATTCAAAACTAGGTTCTAAAAGTCCATGGTTAGTGGTTTCTAAAACCCCAAAATGATGAGCTCTTGTTAGTGatgttcttttttttaattgattgagcgttttgagaaaaaaaaattaaaatataaaaagccTATGCATAAATTTAACTTTTGGgtacataatttaattttttatttgtgtattaTTACTGGCGCCTGCCATTACAATATATTTGTCTGGACAGGAGGAATATCAGAGTAGGCCCACCACGTAATCAATTCAAAAGCGATCGGTGTGTTGGGCTCCACTTGGCCATGTTGATGTCCTAATCcaagtatataatatatggcCCTAATCGTTCGCAGATCCCGTACTCGGAGAGATCGGTCGATGTACGGCAGAGGCGAACCAACACGTCAAGTTCGGGACAATCTCCGCTCCAACGGCCTTTATCTTTTGCTGCCTTTTCGAGAAAAGCAGGGCTGGGCTGGGCTATCTGGcgccttcttttgtctcattATTTCTGGCCATTCGATGCAACAGATTTGTTATTGAGGACTAAGCTACTTGTAGAGAAGTGTTTATcgaaagttttattttatttttaatttattttttcattttttacctttttaaaAGTCcgcccattttctctctctcccccatttttgctctctcactctccctctcCTTTCTTTCACTGTCTCTCCCACGCTCTCCCTCTCAAACTCACTGCTGCAAAGAGCATCTGCCATCGCCACTCCCAGCTTCCCCTGCCACCACCGAGAGCACCTTCCGTCGTCGCACCCCCCATCGCCACGAGCACTTTTCATTGTCGCCCCTCCTTCCACCGTCGCCCCCCTAAACGGTCATGCCCCCCATCTCGCGAGCACCTTCCACTGTCGCCCCCCCCGGTCACGAGGACCGgcgtccccccccccccccgactTGCCACCTCTACGAGCACAACCGTCTCGCCTCCCATCACCACGAGCATCTTCCGCCGTCGCCCCCCTTCTCTATAGCTTAATCCCTAGATAGATTGGTTGGAATACATGGCGCTGCCATCTGCCAGTGGGTGTGGGCTGGTGCCATTCTTTGCTTTCTTCGGGTGATTTTTGCTTTTCGTTTCCTTTTTAAATTTCTCATCTCTTCCAAGTCACGTAACATCCAtccctccatttctctctctcgcgcgcgcgcgcgccaAGCTTCGTCAAACCCATTTAAAAACAGGGGAAGTATGGGTTCACGTTGGCGCAGTGGTATGGATTTCAACAGCAGGCTATCATATGCAACTACATTTCCCAAGTTCTCCCCATCTAGATGAGTGTCACCAGGTTCTTTGGCTTTGCTAATGGTGGAATCTATAATCATTTCCCAAGTTGTAAGTGGGCTTCTTTCttcgttttcttttttttttttgttctttttttgttgcTCTCAGTGCTTGAGTTAGTGATTGTGCTTTGCTTGTGCTTGTTTTACAAGTTTAGACTTGAAATTTGAGTTCTCGCCGGGGGGGGagttgagatggttttatgtTACCCAAGCTGTAAATGGATTTTTGTTGTGTTACTAGTCATGTTAATGACTTGTACTTTGAATTATGCTTGCTTACTTGTGCTTGAAATGTTGTTTGCTTTAGGGGTTTATACTTGAAAGTTGATTTCTTTTTAGTTGGGTTATGGTTTCCATCTTGAAATTTGGAATGGATTTTATGTTGTGGAAATTTGTATAATTTACTAGGTCATTTGAAGATGTGGCATTATTTGCTTGAGAAACTGTAGATGAACTGGAAttgatcttattatttttttactgttacagatattttatttaataagttaTGGTCTTGGTTTGTATAGATGCTTGTTTACTGGACTTGAAACTTGTTCCAACTAAGTACCTATTGATTTGTTTTTAGTATTTGAGATCCGTTAAGTGAATTAAATATGTTATTGTTTCTCAATTTCTGAATGTAATATTTGAGTTTGGTTCGGGTTATAGTTTTTAAGATGGCTTATTTTCATAATCGTGTTAGAGATGGTATTTTGTTGTTCTACGCAATTTCCTGTGATTTCTAGATTTATTTGAGAACATTTTTTGTTTCAGCTTATCAATCTTGACATTTGAATTGCTTTCATACTATGGGATTGCTTCTTCACAATTTGAATAAAGGCTCATATAGGAAGACCCTTTTAAGATGGGTTTATGTTTGTTCAACTTAATCATGAGTATTTTACTTGTCTTCTTAAATGGTTTAAGTTTTATCATTCTCTAAATCTAGCACTGAATTGTGTCTTGATACCCTTGGCTTATTTTCAACTCACTTCCAACAAAATTATCACTTGGCTATAGATATTTCAAAGGGGAATGTTGACCTgaattttctttctgtttttcctTGATTGATTTCAGTTATAGGATTCAATCTTCAGGCCTTTCATTGTAAGAGTGAGATGGATCCAGAACCAAGGAAGTGTAGAAGAACTGACGGGAAGAAGTGGAGATGCAACAGGGATGTTGTTCCCAATCAGAAATATTGTGAGAGGCACATGCATAGAGAGTGCCAGCGTTCAAGAAAGCATGTGACAGCTTCTGTCATTGCTTCACAACCTGGTACATCCATTGATGCCAGCAAAACCACATCCTACCCTCTTTCAATTTCAAGTCCTGTAGATTTTGAACTTCCTACCCTCTCTTCAAATCGACACCAACAGTTCTGCTACCGCATCTCCCACCACCAACTCTGTTAGTGATATCAAGAAAGCATATGTGATAGTATTGTTTGAGAGTTGAGATATTATCCTCTTGTAGCAGTAAGGTTGCTCCACAGCAACCTAAGTATTACTGTCGTTGCATATGTATTTGTACAAAATTTATGGATTTCTAGATGTCGagatattattgtatttttttaatttcgtGATGTTTAAGCTATTATTGAGATTGCAATTATTAAACCTactttgtttttcttcatttgttGTTTGTTCCCCTtgattacattatttttaatatgggAATTTTTTGGACCAATTGGGACTGTTTGTTCAAGACAACTAGATTTGTGCGAGTGTGTGCATTTTGTTCATCCAAATGAACTTTTTCTCCCATGTAGCCTGGCTTGATTggtcaattcaaacatattattAGCTGATTCATAAATTAACCTTTAGTAAATTTGTCTGCAAAATTTATAGCTAACAATGCTTCTGCTGAATTTATTTACactatataataatatacaGGAAGGAGTGAAGCACAAACTAGAAGGCAAGGATAGTCAACTCATTACACATGATGTCTAAATGCAAAAACAAATTTTTCTAACTCAGCTTAATAGAATAATAAAACCTATACAAATTTAACCACTTATATTAGCTGCCAtcataaatcataatatatacTTACAATATGTGTGTTTTTGGCATTAGTTGCCAATAAAGCAATCATCATataaaaaagatagaaattttcTGGCAATAGAACAAAATCCAATTCCAAAATGTAAGAAGATAAAATGGACATCAGCAAGCATTTAAATGCTCCAACCATCATTTACATGAATAAAAGTTTTACACGAGCAAGTTAAATATTGTTACAATAAAATTGAACCAATTTGCAAAAGTctcataaatatgttttaaaaaattaaattcttcaTAAAAATTAGTATGATTACTGAGTACATAACTTCTAAAATCAAAAGTATAATAATGAAATTTTCAAGGTGACTAAAATGTTAGATCTTTCACTTCACACTTGGTTTAACGATGAGATTTATAAAACTCATGCTCCCAACTGTTCTTGCAAGTATTCATTAACATACTGTACTGCATTACCtgcatataagaaaaaaaaaattaatgaacaaCCTCCGGGACAATCTGACTCTCTTCTACTAATATTTCTTCATTGCACGCATCACGATTTTTTGTGCCTAGCAATTCGTCATGGATTTCAAAACATTCATCTTCAAAACTATGAACTACGTTTCCTAGAtaagatgataaaaaaattaaaaaacaattcTGCAACTTGTTAAACaaagtaaaagaaatcaaaatcctATTAATCCCACAAAACTGCTACATATTGCAAATCCAATAGTTTTAtccaagtcaaatttttaactTTCATCCATCTATTCTTGTTAATGTATCTTAAACCTTTGTTTATGTTCTTATTCTTATGTAGTGCATTTCCGTATTAATCTAATAAATCttttgctaaaattaattttccatGAAAAGGGAAACTAAATCTCCCAAAAACACCAAAATCACAACTTAATGCATTCTGAAAGTAATCAAAATGATTCTGAAAGTAATGAAAATGATTCACTAATGAAATTACCAATGTTTGTCACGTCCAGCTTGCTCAAATCCTGCTCCATCAACGCTTTTTGAGACATCTTTGACAATTCACACGGGATTACTTGCTCCAATACAAGGAAATGTTGATCCAAAAAACCTTAGttgtgaatttaaaaaaatttacaacctGCAAACATGTCCAATATATCAGTTGGCAACAAAGGTTCATTGTCAACAGCACACATATAAATACAGCAACAAAATCATTGGCAGAGAGtacaattaaaaagaaaatcattggCAGAGAGTACAGATACAAAGAGGGAAGAAgatcaaatacaacaataacatCCAATAAACCCAATAAACGAGTACAtatcaacatatatacacatacatttGCACAAATAGATGCGTGGTacagaaagaaaaaagacaCTTGGAGAACGGAATCACGATAAATGAAGTGCAATTGTAATAAGAACTTTCGCAGCTCCCaagcaaaagaaatgatttGGCTGTCTTTACAAACCCTAGCTCCTTATTATGCGTGGTGCAAGCAGTGGTGGGTGGGGATAAACGGCAGTGGGGGGGAGGGCAACTTACAGGCCGCGGTGGTTGGTCAGAGGGGCCAGTAGGTGGGGGAGATGGAAGGCGATGTGAACGGCTAGGGGCTGGGGGGTGGGCACGACCGTCTAGGGGGGCAACAGTAGAGGGAGGGGCGACAACGAAAGGTGCTCACGGCGATGGGGGGTGCGACGGCGGAAGGTGCTCACGGTGGTGGCGGGGCAAGCCGGGAGGGGCGATGGCCGATGCTCTTTGCAGCAATGAGTTTGAGAGGGAGAATGTGGGAGAGATAGTGAAATAGGGAGAAGGAGAGAGCAAAAatggggaagagagagagaaaatgggcgGGCTTCTGAAAAGataaaagctaaaaaaaataaattaaaaataaaataaaaatttcggTAAACGCTTCTCTACAAGTAGCTTAATCCTTGTTTTCTGCTCATTTCGGGCAAACGTGCAAGAGG from Diospyros lotus cultivar Yz01 chromosome 8, ASM1463336v1, whole genome shotgun sequence carries:
- the LOC127807772 gene encoding growth-regulating factor 12-like encodes the protein MSVTRFFGFANGGIYNHFPSFIGFNLQAFHCKSEMDPEPRKCRRTDGKKWRCNRDVVPNQKYCERHMHRECQRSRKHVTASVIASQPGTSIDASKTTSYPLSISSPVDFELPTLSSNRHQQFCYRISHHQLC
- the LOC127807770 gene encoding uncharacterized protein LOC127807770 isoform X2, giving the protein MRREAEDLASNSRCKIKVMSHESPVKGEVAEVAYEGEDEHEENLVMKRDDSDFDFQTHVLDPNEEIDQSMNRKMVYWGSMGNKTNNKLEEGVDLIQSGHVSDPGIGKAEFWGSPKLKRSCSNPERGESLKILDQLPPNAQSFEELQRLAERSPWSPRSVSSHRSADKVMLKKHSSSQVLPSRSRKLWWKLFLWSHRNMHVARTPKPQMISVESPYNQQGGYCSETLEPNRGSSPGKMELGSPSSFTREAATSRGKNINNQNWDAFRGGTLSGFWPENQWVAFSTESPLTRVEEWVKELAIQPPLLDNDNNNNNGFVSSIPPETIRPPARSTSHSTRHPNLNLSEEILHANTVIRSLNSSSTVAHITGMGLKVTPILSQFSSLRSVNLSGNSIVHISHGSLPKGLHSLNLSRNKISTIEGFRELTRLRVLDLSYNRISRIGQGLSNCTIIKELYLAGNKISEVEGLHRLLKLSVIDLSFNKISTTKALGQLVANYNSLLALNLLGNPIQSNISDDQLRKAVCSLLPKLTYLNKQVINPHKGRDLATESVAKAALGNSSWSSRRKAGKRVTQGGSPFSSSGHRSSASVWQSKHRSKSHAHHHHSAARKLKSSELPSTSY
- the LOC127807770 gene encoding uncharacterized protein LOC127807770 isoform X1; amino-acid sequence: MSSFSCFSVLAGRKKKAKGNKSSSKTDECGEKQKTLQVSLEGPAKSSETDELKSTSFSVLVPLGISGNSRCKIKVMSHESPVKGEVAEVAYEGEDEHEENLVMKRDDSDFDFQTHVLDPNEEIDQSMNRKMVYWGSMGNKTNNKLEEGVDLIQSGHVSDPGIGKAEFWGSPKLKRSCSNPERGESLKILDQLPPNAQSFEELQRLAERSPWSPRSVSSHRSADKVMLKKHSSSQVLPSRSRKLWWKLFLWSHRNMHVARTPKPQMISVESPYNQQGGYCSETLEPNRGSSPGKMELGSPSSFTREAATSRGKNINNQNWDAFRGGTLSGFWPENQWVAFSTESPLTRVEEWVKELAIQPPLLDNDNNNNNGFVSSIPPETIRPPARSTSHSTRHPNLNLSEEILHANTVIRSLNSSSTVAHITGMGLKVTPILSQFSSLRSVNLSGNSIVHISHGSLPKGLHSLNLSRNKISTIEGFRELTRLRVLDLSYNRISRIGQGLSNCTIIKELYLAGNKISEVEGLHRLLKLSVIDLSFNKISTTKALGQLVANYNSLLALNLLGNPIQSNISDDQLRKAVCSLLPKLTYLNKQVINPHKGRDLATESVAKAALGNSSWSSRRKAGKRVTQGGSPFSSSGHRSSASVWQSKHRSKSHAHHHHSAARKLKSSELPSTSY